A genomic window from Sceloporus undulatus isolate JIND9_A2432 ecotype Alabama chromosome 9, SceUnd_v1.1, whole genome shotgun sequence includes:
- the LOC121915819 gene encoding protein S100-A14-like, whose amino-acid sequence MTICQECLDDKSWCRIQSLSVGNYPVDLEEPTPVFRRAKGETFAGAPNRLTPGRMGCRCCKRRKDSQELTDVERAIEIVINNFHCHAVKGRKECITPNELKELVGQRLPHLAKGACALEEKIECLGDNEEARLQFGEYWDIMGDAAKGCRVPGSKK is encoded by the exons ACAAATCCTGGTGTCGGATTCAAAGCCTGTCAGTAGGAAACTACCCGGTGGATCTTGAGGAACCGACTCCCGTATTTCGGAGAGCCAAAGGGGAAACATTTGCCGGTGCGCCAAATCGACTCACTCCAGGAAGGATGGGTTGCAGATGCTGCAAGAGGAGAAAG GACAGCCAAGAACTCACGGACGTTGAGAGGGCCATCGAAATCGTCATCAACAACTTCCACTGTCATGCTGTCAAGGGCCGCAAAGAGTGCATCACCCCCAATGAGCTGAAAGAACTGGTGGGACAGAGGCTGCCACATTTAGCAAAG GGGGCTTGCGCGCTGGAGGAGAAGATCGAGTGCCTTGGAGACAACGAAGAGGCCAGACTCCAGTTTGGTGAATACTGGGATATCATGGGGGATGCAGCTAAGGGTTGTCGAGTTCCAGGAAGCAAGAAGTAA